The sequence below is a genomic window from Ctenopharyngodon idella isolate HZGC_01 chromosome 11, HZGC01, whole genome shotgun sequence.
GTTTGTCGTCCAGATTTTTGGTTTTCAAACTGAAAATATGGAGGAGTATCATTCTGGAGATGAAGTAGGTGTTATATAAGGCATGACACGGTGCAGCTGTTTATTATCTGTTTAATCTTGTCTTTCAAAGCTGGTAAACCGTAGACTGGTTTTTACTGCTAGCATGCTAACCGCTTCATCCGGATAGAAACATAATATCACGTCATCCTCTTTAAACGcacatattttaacatcattACATCGTTTACATATACACAGATCAGTAAAAGTTCATTTCGATTCATAATTtacatatttgtgttttattttttcgtGGAAAATGCTTCAGGGTGTGGCCAAATCATAACGTCAACCTGAATCATAAAGCAAACTGATAAAATATCAACATATTTGTATGCataaactattattttttaaacatttcgaGTTTTTTTCCCCTAACATACATGTCTAAAATGTATATTCTAGTCACTAAATCTAAGGATGCTAAATCTAATGTTTTACAGCTTGTTCATCTCTTTTCATCTTTTAAAACCTCTAATTTCAGGTGTCTTTCAACTCAGATGAAGCAAGTAATGTTGTCAAGGAGGTAATATTCACTATAAGACCAAAGACACATATAACAACATTAAGCACCCTTTAAGACCTATGGTGTATCTCATTGAATGAACTGCATTGTTGTTAGTCTCATGTCTAACTCATGCCTGCAGGATTAATGGTAGCCTATTTATTTGAGTGCAAGTCTGCTCCATTAActctgtgtctctgtgtgtattTATCGGTCAGTGCATTGAGGGTATTATTGGAGGCGTGGACTACAGCCAGAACAAAGTGAACCAGTGGACAGCCAGCATAGTTGAACACAGTCTCACTCAGTTAGTGAAACAGGGGAAACCGTTCAAGTACATTGGTACGAGTTTTTCCATTTGAGTTCAtctgatatataaatatttaataggtTATGAATCTTATAATATAAGGCTATACACCATGTTTGCACAAGGCTGAAAGACATTATCCAAAGTGCTGTTGTTGATACTATATGTTATGTCTATATTTCAGTCAACTGTGCTGTGATGCAGAAAAGCGGCGCAGGTCTTCACACAGCCAACTCTTGTTACTGGGACACTACCACTGACGGTAAAGCTTTAGTTCTTTAGAACTGCTTAGTGCTTCAATAGCGTTAGCTCATCCTCACCAAAAGACTAAGAAATAGCAGCTATAATAATGGACCCTTTTTACAGACCGTGATGACGTGATTTCGCACTTATCAAcatatttttgatttaaaaaacaaaatacacatttatattgCTATACATTGTtatcagtgttgggtaagttacttcacaaaagtaattaattactaattacatcatcaatgttgtatttaaaatacttttctaattactgtgtctgaaaagtaatttaattactaaaTAAGTAACttattacttcttaaaatccctataaatcttgaccggatagacaatagaaaggaaactcttttaataatttagtcaaacatggaatagtttagccttttatagctttttaaaacattttagctttattaaaacatactataatacttttatttactttataatactttaaaaaaaaaaatttaagtaacaaggatgtcactataccaaaaatctagtagtcggtaccgataccaccaaaagtgcacaatactcaataccaaagtcgataccacgataaaaatatataaaaatacaaataaaataatgctatattttttttccccaggtaggtctaatagtatcaagtaaaaataccacagaaattgaataatcaaatataaaataactctgcatagtcataactgtataaattaaatatagattaataatccttattaaagcttttcttttgttgtttgattatcatttataatacagacagccaatagtagacagtagcatgttttaaaggctgctgtcactaagacctaatggacggagacaatatgctgttacacatgctgttcacattcacataaccaacgcgaatatacgccaagacggTCATTTTGGCATaactgtgtgtatttgaacgtgtATGTGTAATAAACTGCGAAAATTTCACAttcgcgagaggcggctatgtgtgtgcgctttggttgagagcgcactgactgaagaccgtctctcagagagcgcatgcagttttttctccctaggacatagcttacattttaccgtaatgttcttgcctacctgtgtcaaaaaagtgaagtaattggaatatttccattctacaaaacagccactcgcttctgccgacatcttcagacagcgactacacagccaactggtgcgaagttgcgaactcacgcgcaactgcactacagctaacgattttaaagaggcagcgttcacttttacctttagacgacaaatttagattttaaattcaatattgatttatacagaactgttgaactaatttacagtatgtaacgcaagtacattataagtaaatgtaattaccttgacaaaatgacaaaaaaaaaaaaaaacaatttatgcTGCTGCGAGGTcgtttctaatacagcggctGAGGGAGTGATGGtaaatttgacatctttctctcttctcacTGCAGTTATCAATCTCTCCATATTtttccctcttttggaaagtcatggaaaggctattacatattttttgttttgctattggagcaaatgggaatacaaaaattatatttgctttTGTTTCCCATTCACACAACATTCATTACAacttctgcttctgagaaccctggaaatgtgaaaagggtccattatATCGACCATATTGGCCTTCGCACTTAATATTTGTCTGATAAATAAAATTGAAGTAGATGCATTGGGTGCATATTATCATTAATTTTGTAAAGTATAATACACGTGCAACATACGTTGTTGCTTCTATGAATATGTAGTTAATATTTCCatctttttatcattttatattgttttatttaaattatttttttcactttaaaaaaaaaataataatctgcaGTGTGACAGTTGATTTTTAACAGTTCAAATATTCCATACAGTCTCTCATAAAAACATGCCTGtagaatatttgtaaaataaagaattccACAAATTTGTTTCAAATAGTTCTAGATGAAATATTACATGCTGCAGGCCACCATTGAATTTCTAAATTTCATGTCAGCTACCCAAACATGTACTTGTGGGTTATATTAATTGCATctataataaattaaagcatGGTTGTCACGTTTTATTCCTAATATTCTTTATtcttattactttatttttaaaaaagtatggCAACTATGTGGCACTATCACCTGATTTTGCCAGATATGATTCAGATAATCTAAATAAGACGAAGAGTTATGTGCATCTGATTTCATTCTaatatgtgtgcatgtgttatCACAGGAAGCTGCACAGTGAGGTGGGAGAACCGCACCATGTATTGCGTTGTCAGTGTGTTTGCAGTGGCTATTGCGCTATGAGCAGGAACCAGGGCTGAGATGCGACACGCACAGGCACAGACCAGGAAAACCACCTTCGCTTTGACCATCATGTCTGTTATGAAGCCTTCAACACACCGGCTAAGACTTAAACCATGCTCAATGTGTCTGTTTTACCTAATCTGCAAAGTTTAGACTGTATTGCAAGTGCTTGTCTACCACATTGTATGTgtatttgccatttttttttttttttttttttttggacttgcAAAGGTTACATGCACCTTTGCTCTGTATAGAAtatgttgtttaattattaaagtTGTCTGCTTTGGGTTTAATAATCCAGTGTTAAGAAAATGAATATATCAAGATGTTTGTCTTCTTTGAGTATTTGTACCCAAAGACATTTTCCATATCCACATTTAAACTATGATAGAacttcataaaaaatattaggGGAAGTTTACAACAATGCAAGGATGTCACTTCATGTCGCAATACCTGTTTGATGTTATTTCTGGGAACTAAAGCAGAGTTTTTCCCTTTCTTTAAAGTTTGAAATCAACAAGCACACAATGATTTTGCTGAAAGAGTTATAGATTAAGTAGATTAAATTTTTATACACAAGTCCATCTATAAATCCCACACAGAATTGTTGTACAATGTTAAAAACGGAAACCCACTATCTATACAAATTAATATGAATGAAAAggactgaaattaaaaaagtttttttgaaaTCAACATTTGACTTGTGCCTATTATAACATTATCTTTTAATTAATCAGGAAGTTGATTTTTGATTTCTACCAAATTTTGCAACTCAAGATTACATAAGGTTAATTTAGCTTCCACTTAAGAAAGGGGAAATGTGTTTGGAAAGCACGGTAGTTTTACACACTAACAGTAAAATACAGGGTTCCTACGCGCCTTGGAAGTACTTGGATTTCAGACACATGAATTCAAGGCCTGGAAAGTACTTGAAAACAAACATTGGTCCTTAAAAGTGCTTGAAAtcaattttgtgaaaattataacaTGCCCCCCTTAATCCTTGTATATCTGTTTCAGAATATTAATTCACAATCAGTTACCGAGTGCTTCCCCTTTCTTGTTATTAGGCGGGGTTTCGACATTTGAGCTGTGACACTTGCTGTGTCCGAAATAAACATTCTTATAGGGATGTGCGATTTTGATCGTGGACGATTAAAAGGTCTCCACTATctgcttttgaagaaatatcATTGTGCTATAGTGCTTTCTGTCAGTTGCAGTCCTGACGCCTCTGTCTCAACATACTGTGTAGTACAAAGCTATATACATTCACATAAAATGTTAACACAGCGGTAGAGTTATACTCAAGGAACACTGCATTTATTCACaatcacaaaagtttattatttgcatgcgttttaaagtcTTAACGGTTAAACATTTTATCCGCGTGCTGGTCTGACAGTGACACGTGCTTTTTGGAGCGGATACACCCGAAGCGCGCGCACtctaaaagcctgtcaaacacTGCATTTGCTGGACAAAGTtaatacacacaaggtttacaCCATCGGTTAAATGTAAAGCGAAAGTAAGCAGTTGAAAGAAAATCGAATGCGTGTCAATATATTAGATGCGCGCATGAGCCTTAAAGGGACAGACAACACATGCTGTGacttgtccttaaagggatagttcaaccaaaaatgaaaattctgtcactctaaagttgatccaaacctgtattaatttgtcttgtgctgaacacaaaagaacatattcTGAAGAACCAAACATTTGCTAGTACCCATTGACATCCATAGTGTTTTCTTTCCTACTATGGAACTCActggggaccagcaactgtttggttacccacattcttcaaaaaaaaaaaaaaaaaacctgtatgttcaacagaagaaatttattcgggtttaaaacaacttctacggtgagtaaataatgacagtgttccctttaaaaaaaaaaaaaaaaaaaactttaatatagTAGCTTTAACAAGAAACtgtgtcttataaagtcagaattgtgatatataaattgcaattctgattttttttctcagaagtgctcatttatatctctcaattctgacttttttttctcagaattgcaagcttTTATCTATATgctgattctgactttataagccACAATTACGATCCATATAATCCTTATAACCCATATAATTTTTTCCATCAAttgcaaaatttatttttacagtattctctctctattataatgtttttactcaagtaatgattcataaaaaatgaaaaccaaaactagTGTGGAAAGATTGTTAACATTAGAGATAAGGAAGCTGCAAacggttttaatatatttccaaaattaaTGTACAAATGATTCTGTACCTCTTCCGGGTTAAAATGGATGCAAATGCAATAGGAGGGTTAAAATGTTATGAAAGACCTCTTAcagtagggtgaattcaggttgattgggacactttttcctaGTCATCTCAAtgacaaaaagtgtcccaatcaacctgaattcaccctactgTAAGAGGTCTTTCATGACGCTCCATATGCTGCGATTTGAATTTGATAGGtgcttgatataaaataaacggtgctttaaaaagtccttgaaagtCCTTGAATCTGGTGTTCATGAAAGAGTGGGAACCCTGAAAATAACACTTTGCTCTTTATAGTATATAAAAAACTGATTATTTATTTCTGCATGATGCACAGCCATGACATATCTAGACCAATAACATAAGGACATAAAAActtgcactgcaaaaaaaaaaaaaaagtctattctTAACAagaatttcattatttaaaaaaaatctaaaacattttaaactgtaaaagtgaaataaaattctTCCAATGccgaaaaacaaaacattcaagATACAATCTTTGAAAACAAGTCTCAGTATTCTAAGCAGTAATTTAaggactatatatatatatatatatatatatattgttattagaAAAGtccaaaaagtcattttttgatTTAAAACGTGTTCATCAGTATCCATGGGTTCTGATACACACGAGTTATCCAAACGGTGGCACATCTCGTGAAGCACATCAGAAGTTTTCTTTGTTGAATATAAATTCGGTTCCAGATTCTTTGTGTGAAATACACTGCTTCCCCAGAGCTGTGGCCAGTGCTGTGGGACCACACAGGAAAACACCAATTTTTGAACtaagagaagaaagaaaaaaaaaaatactacttactaataaacagcaagTGTAGAAAGCCTTTAAAATGTGCACTTTACTAAAGCAAGAAGTCCTaagtggtttacagtgaatttagtaCAGCTAAGGGGTGTCATAGGTGTATGTTTGTAGAGTAATTTACAACGTCTTTGAGTGTGGCTCAACCAATCATAATCAAGAAccggaactatccgttttataatgctttatttaGCACACTCTACATACCCTGGGTGTTGGGTAGCGATGGCACTGAACTCATTGTCCCAGTTGGGTTTACCATACCGAGTCTTCTGCTTAAGCCCAGTGATAGGATCATCCTCTGCCTCATACTGAACCCTAAGGTGGGCCGCctttaaaaagtaatcaaaataAGTATCAAAGTACTTTTTGTATTTCAGTGAAGTTCAAAATGCTTTACATTATCTGCCATTCAACAAGCACATCTTTCCGCCCACCTCAGCGTCTTTCCAGCGTGTGAGATAAATGTTGTAACTAAGGAAATCGCTCATGTTTTTCTCCGTCATCTGTCTTTCCAAACTCTGCAGCAGGTCCGCGAACCATTCAAAAGCTTGCGTCTCCGGACACAGCCAATAGAAATAGATCTGcacaggtcaaaggtcaaaacTATATTAGTAACCCTTGCAATCCACATTGCTTACACAACtcgacttctttcagaaacatctgaaagtgttaaatatttaagtatttattttattacattctatttttgtcttacaaaaacgtatctttaaaggccgttttctTTAAATCTccactttacagttttattcctatatATATTCATAAGATTTTTACAGAgaggtttgttcatatatcattcaccTCATATATTTTACGTTTTACTCCTGAAAACATGGAGAAAATTTACTTTTCTGATTTAtagagtgataaaaagagatatccCACCTGCAAACACCattaatatgtcaacaaaatcaaacaagaattttgaatctggctttatccaatgttcagatttctgcTGGAAATGCATGGAAATTATCgcatattcatttaaataatgcctcatttgcacatttaaacataacattttataaaacttgtaatacaactAAACTTTGTGCTGTTTATCACCTTTTTGGTGAAGACGTTGTTCTCTTGGACGTGTTTGTACCACACAGACTTCAGAACAGAAGCGAAAGGTGTGACACCAATACCAGCGCCAACCAGCATCACAACTTCATAACGAAAGACATCTTCACTGGCCGTCCCAAACGGCCCATCAATAGCCATCCTAAATGGAGAACAACAGACAGCCGTTATGCATGGCCAACTAGCAAACTGAACATTCTTTGCAAGATGTATCACAGAAATAACTCAGCATTGCATTGTTCGCTTATTATGTTGTATCATCTGTATTCTTCTAGTTTTGTACTGAAGGAGGAAGAAATTAGGAATCCCACAAGAAGAAACGGCGACAAAAATTCACTCATGTTGAAATCGCCATATTGCCTACCAATAAACAGAACCATATCTCCCCacacttctctttttttcaacTGTGATTGTATGGCCACATCCCCTTTCTACACATGTATTTTCCCCATTTTACATGTGAAACTCACTAGTACTATTTAAAACACTACATCTGTGTTATCTGAGTCTTGAGTTCCACAATAAAAATTCCATGAAAGTTAGTGCGGTCCAAAACACGAgtgaaagtcatgcaggttttgaataacaagagggtgagtaaatgataacagaatgtttatttttgagtgaactatccttttaaataaCGCATCTGTCACTTTAATCTTACTTCGGTAGTGTCCAAGCATCCAGCACCACAGTCTTGTCTCCTCCACATGCCGTATAAAGGGCTTGTGTCCAATCCCCTACAATTCGGATATGCACGCTAAGGTGGTCTTCCTCCGGGGCAGAGGTTAGGGTGAAGGGATGCCACTCTAACTGAGAGATCGACGGGCACTGGATGAAAACATACTGACCGACCTCCATCTTAAAGCCCTTCTTCTTCATCTGCAGCTCAAGGGTTTTGGAAGGGTGCATCACTACCTGTAAAGTGGCGTAATATGGTGAGAGGAGAAGAAATTGATTGGTTGCTAATCAGATAACTTGATTTACTAACCTTGGTGATCACCACTTTCTGCTGTGAGCGATAGAAGCGCACCAGTCTCTCGCAGACATATAGAAACATGGGGCCAACCACCCACTTCCACGTCTGCAAGAGGAAgtacatgttttttaaatgctgccaaaaaatatgtatgtatttatgtgcTAAATTCATTTGAGGTTATTATGGAAGCATGTTTTCACCatagaataaaaaaatttaaaaaaaggtaattgcgactttttgcgcaattgcgagttcatttatttaagacacaatttactaattcgttccctcattttagtttaaattgtgctcacaaattaagaatttgttcctACAACTTATTAATTAGTTCCTtcgatttagtaaattgagtgTTTTAGTTAACAAGAGAACTAATTGTTACAATATGGCCACAATTTaataaaacgagggaacgaattattatattttgcgCATGATTCAGTAAAACgtgggaacaaattattatattgtgagCACAAATTACTTGAAAAGAGGAAACTGATTAGTAAAACGTCCTGACGATTTAAGTAAGTCAATGGAATGAATTGTTCATTCGTGGCCATGATATACATATTTTTCCCCCATATCATGTGCGGGGCtgtgtaagatataaactcgcaattgtgagaaaaaaagcattaattgtgagatataaactgatatgaactgcaagaaaaaagtcggaattgtgagtttatatcttgcaattctgacttttttctcatgattgtgatatataaattagcaattgtgagttataaagtccaaattgtgcgatataaactcgcaattgcgagaaataaaaagtattgtgagattaaagtcaaaattaaagtttttatttttttatactgtgATGGAAACAACCTTCCATAGATTATAGATTGTATTTGAGATTGAgattatattatgatatacCATTGGTGGGTTCCCAGCAAAGACAGGTACAGGGCAGCTGTTATTTTGACCCCAGGTCTCAAAATGGCTGTGACATTCATTTGGGTTGTGCACATTTACACTTTCAACAGTCTGGCCTCGCACAATACGCCTAAACAGACATACTGTTATTGCATAAATAATGCATGATATTTCTCCTGCTAGCATTATGTGCCTGTCAACATGTATTATGACTGAAATGTGTCATCAGTATACATGATGCTTCAATAAAGGCTGTTAGAAAACCTGCATTTTATTAGCTTAAAACTGTAAGCCTAACCATAGGTGTTCACtggcatgaatgaatgaaataatttttttttttaatcatcccCTACTAGTGCTGCAAACTCACAAAAGACATTGTGGGACTAACAGTGAAGTGGAGCAAGTGGACTGTTAAGAATTGCTTAactttatactgtacaaattaaaagaaaaagcaTCCAAACATTTCAAAATCTGGAGGATTCAGTGCTTAACCCTCTGGTCCTCTTCTTTTAGGGGTCACATTTGGCTCCTTCAcggtcaaaagtgaccgaagccttgaacttttttgtttttcagtttttcaataatattttttgattattatttaaaatgttgagggtattttatgatactatgcaatatttatacaatttttattagctatttattagctatttttccccattgataTTCcctaacatatttttttaataattttttaattaaagcactatttcatgttaaaatagagacaaggcATATAAAATCCAATTTTCTGAaggtagattagtgccatcGCTTGGgagtaaaaatagaaaaacttGTGTAATGCCATGGTGTAACCACTACATTcctatttatttctatataaagCTCTAtaaatttgcattaattttactacagtcaaacctgaatACAGAAGAGGACGttttgttacacataacatcaaaattcaataaaaatgaataggTATGTTTTATCACAGCTTAATAAATCTGggtctgatctgatttcaacctcttatttgagtcttttggctcaattttaccatatcgaccctttaacatatctgaatcatgtccatgatttttttgtgtgttcgcATAGCTAATGCaacaaaagtcaccaagtgtcatcccattatgatgaagcaaaaaaatttaaaatttcaaaacgtaaaatattctgtcatttttaaaaccgaggaggaccagagggttaaatcaCATACTTGCATATTACTATATTCAGATCCAGTTCACATACTTTTCATATTTTAGAATctatagtttattttataattttcttaaaatcttttttgtgctgtgctggcaaagctgaattttcgatgaataaaaaaaataaaaatattaattgaatTAAGCCCTCACCCAACTCCATGAAGAACCAAACCAATGAAAAAGACGATGAACAGGTGATGGGTGAACCAGAACACCTCAAAATATGACCTTCTGATGACCTCCATGGAGGAAGTGATGATGAGGATGAGAGCGAGGGTGATGACCACTCCCGTCAATCCCGCTATAGTTGTGAACATCACTATGGTTGGGTTCTAGGAAAtccaaaacatacaaaacattACTGTCAAAAAGAGATTGCACAGTTTCCAGACTGAtataaactactgttcaaaagtttggggtcagtaagattttgttttttaaagaaattaatacttttactcagcaaggacacattaaattgatcaaaagtggcagtaaagagttttaaaatgttacaaaatgtttctatttcaaataaatgctgttcaaaaCTGTTCAAATCTGTTGTAGTTGCTCTCAATTACAGCTATAAATACAGTAGATTTTTTTATAGCAGTCATAGGATGTGTGTGTTGACTGTGTTTCAACAtactataaatgtttttgttatggTAAGCTTTTCATCCTCTCAATGTTCTATTTCTGGCTATTGTCCACTGGGTCATCACAGCAACACTATGGCAACAGAATTTTAAAAACCATGTGATCacaacatcagcagcagcatgATGGTTATGTGATGTAACCGTGGGTGGAAGTGGGAGGTATCCTACGGGGCTGAAGTGATATCAGTTGGAGGTTCCTTGCGTAATGAACGGGATGCTGCTTCAGAATCAGTGTTTTAGTGGGACTTCTGCTAACACTGAGAATGTGTGACTCTTACACAAATGTGTGTGACTGAAATGAGTAAAAACCTTGCAAAACTTGCTGAAAAGACTCACCGTCTCATTGCTTCTGATGGGGTTCAGATAAGATCTGTTGTCATTGTTGCCAATCTGAGAGAGCACGTAAGGCAGGTAACTGCTGTTGATCATAAGCTGGGAATCCATGAATCTCTCAAAGTTAAACAGGTGAGCTATGATGTGGATAGCTGGGAGAATATACAAGAAATTATCAGCAAGTTAATATATCCATGAAATATCATACATGCAAGATGTACAGGCTACACTGTAatgactttttttaagttataaataaaacaaagattattggagtatgtttggCGGTCAAacgttgtttttatgtttttgaaataagtctcttcaattcgacaaggctgcatttatttgataaagaatacagtaaaaacagtaatattgtgaaatagtattacaatttaaaaaaactctTTCCTACTTGactatttatttgtatataatatgtgttttttttattattatcaatgttgaaaacagtttttgctgcttaatatttgtctggaaaccgtgatacattttttcagggttctttgatgaataaaaaaagttcaaaagaacagaatttatttgaaatagaaatcttttgtaatattataaatatctttactgtcacttgagtcaatttaatgtgtccttgctgaatagaagtattaatttctattttttcaacttttaaatggtacttttaatgaagcagcacaac
It includes:
- the dynlt3 gene encoding dynein light chain Tctex-type 3, which translates into the protein MEEYHSGDEVSFNSDEASNVVKECIEGIIGGVDYSQNKVNQWTASIVEHSLTQLVKQGKPFKYIVNCAVMQKSGAGLHTANSCYWDTTTDGSCTVRWENRTMYCVVSVFAVAIAL
- the LOC127522405 gene encoding cytochrome b-245 heavy chain isoform X1 is translated as MGNFAANEGLSIFVILVWLGINVFLFVHFYMAFLVDRYYYTRVILGQALSWARAPAACLNFNCMLILLPVCRNLLSFLRGSIQCCSRTAARQLDRNLTFHKLVAYMIALHTAIHIIAHLFNFERFMDSQLMINSSYLPYVLSQIGNNDNRSYLNPIRSNETNPTIVMFTTIAGLTGVVITLALILIITSSMEVIRRSYFEVFWFTHHLFIVFFIGLVLHGVGRIVRGQTVESVNVHNPNECHSHFETWGQNNSCPVPVFAGNPPMTWKWVVGPMFLYVCERLVRFYRSQQKVVITKVVMHPSKTLELQMKKKGFKMEVGQYVFIQCPSISQLEWHPFTLTSAPEEDHLSVHIRIVGDWTQALYTACGGDKTVVLDAWTLPKMAIDGPFGTASEDVFRYEVVMLVGAGIGVTPFASVLKSVWYKHVQENNVFTKKIYFYWLCPETQAFEWFADLLQSLERQMTEKNMSDFLSYNIYLTRWKDAEAAHLRVQYEAEDDPITGLKQKTRYGKPNWDNEFSAIATQHPGSKIGVFLCGPTALATALGKQCISHKESGTEFIFNKENF
- the LOC127522405 gene encoding cytochrome b-245 heavy chain isoform X2, with translation MLILLPVCRNLLSFLRGSIQCCSRTAARQLDRNLTFHKLVAYMIALHTAIHIIAHLFNFERFMDSQLMINSSYLPYVLSQIGNNDNRSYLNPIRSNETNPTIVMFTTIAGLTGVVITLALILIITSSMEVIRRSYFEVFWFTHHLFIVFFIGLVLHGVGRIVRGQTVESVNVHNPNECHSHFETWGQNNSCPVPVFAGNPPMTWKWVVGPMFLYVCERLVRFYRSQQKVVITKVVMHPSKTLELQMKKKGFKMEVGQYVFIQCPSISQLEWHPFTLTSAPEEDHLSVHIRIVGDWTQALYTACGGDKTVVLDAWTLPKMAIDGPFGTASEDVFRYEVVMLVGAGIGVTPFASVLKSVWYKHVQENNVFTKKIYFYWLCPETQAFEWFADLLQSLERQMTEKNMSDFLSYNIYLTRWKDAEAAHLRVQYEAEDDPITGLKQKTRYGKPNWDNEFSAIATQHPGSKIGVFLCGPTALATALGKQCISHKESGTEFIFNKENF